From the genome of Nitrospinaceae bacterium:
CAGACGATGGATCGCTGGGGGCAACTTGATATTCTCGTGAATTGCGCCGGTGGGTTTTTTGAGACGCATTCTATTGAAGAGCAGGACGAGGACGATTGGGACGCCATTTTGGCGTGGAATTTAAAAAGTGTGTTCCTTTGCGCGAAGGAGGCGGCCGTCGTTATGAAAAAAAGAAGCTACGGCAGAATTGTAAGTATCTCCTCGCTAACTGGACGCACGGGCATTATCGAAACTGCCCTTCATTACGGCTCTGCTAAGGCGGGCATTTTAGGCTTCACTAGACGGCTGGCCGTAGAGCTTGCTCCGAATGGAATTACCGTGAACGCGGTTGCGCCGGGAGTGGTTCTCTCTCCTCGTGTTGCGGAGATGCATAAAGATCGGCTGCCCGAAATCTACAAAACCGTTCCGATGGCTCGTGCGGGCGAGGCCGAGGAAATCGCAGATGGCATTTGGTATTTTTCAACACCTGGCTCAAGCTACATCACCGGCGTGACGCTCGACATAAACGGCGGTCGCTGGATGGCTTAGGTGGGCACCCTCTTCCATTTGTTGGCGTAGTTCTTCGTTCTCAATTTCTGGCCTTCGCCGAAAATGTTCGGAGACGATAATGACGTCGCACACAGACACAAAAAAAATTACCGAACAACGCGATACGATTGTCGCGGTGTCCACGGCCCTGGGCCGGGGCGCGATTGCGATTGTTCGTTTGAGTGGCTCGTTGTCCCGGCAGATTACGAAAAAAATTTTTAGGCCCCAAAATCCCAACACCCCAATTGAGGATAGAAAGCTCCGGGTGGGTTGTTTTGTCAGTCCTGATGGCGAGCCTTTTGATGAAGGGGTCGCTGTTGTCATGAAGGCCCCGCATTCTTTTACGGGTGAGGATATGGCCGAATTCAATTGCCATGGTGGGCCAGCCGTGATTCAGGCTCTGCTCTCTTCCGCCAGGGAAGCGGGGGCGAGACCGGCGGCGCCAGGCGAATTTACCCGCCGGGCGTTTCTTGAGGGCAAGATGGATCTGGTTCAGTGTGAATCGGTGGCCGATCTGATTTCGGCTGAAACCGAGCGCGCTGCTCGGGCAGCCTTGTCTCATCTCTCCGGCGCTTTATCGAAAGCGCTTGAGTCTGTCTGGGAAGACATTGTGGAGGCGGGAGCCCACATTGAGGCAGCAATTGATTTTCCGGATGAGTTTGAGCCCGGCTCCGGCCCTGTGCCAATCGGGGGGCCGATGAGCGAAGAGGCGCTGGAGAAAAAATTTGCGGCCGTAGTCAAAAAGCTTAAAGATTTGGAAAATACCTATAGCAAGGGCCGCATACTTCGCGAGGGTGCGCGAGTGGCTATTCTTGGCCGCCCGAACGCGGGAAAGTCAACTCTCCTTAATCGCCTGCTCGGAACAGAAAGGGCGATTGTCAGTCCCGCGCCGGGGACCACCCGGGACACCGTTGAGGAGATTTGCGATATTGGCGGGCTGCCCGTGAAACTAATTGATACTGCAGGACTTAGAGATACAAGCGATGAAATTGAGCGGGAGGGCGCAGCCCGGGCTCGGCAGGCGGCCTCGGGCTCAGATCTTTGTCTGGTTGTGGTGGATGCCTCTTGTGGTTCAGAGGAAATTCAGTGGGCGGAGGGTGAAATTAGAAAACTTGGGCCGCCATCCATGTTGGTCGTAAATAAAATCGATCTTGATTCGGCGGTTTTCCCGCCGGAAAGCGCGGTTGTCTCTCCTCTGTATGTAATTTCGGCCTTGGAGGGGAGTGGGCTGGAGCGGCTTAAAGAGGCTGTCGCGATTTTGTTGTCGGGCTCAGAGAAAGACAATCTTGACCCGGACCAGGCAATTCTCTCCAGGGAGCGGCATCGAGATTTGGTTGTCCGATGCAGAAAAGCGCTAGAGCGTGGGCGGGACGCCCTTGGATCGGGCACCTCTCCGGAGCTTGTGGCGGTTGATTTGAACGAAGCGCAGCGGGCGCTATCTGAGCTGCTCGGGCGAGATTGGGGCCCGGCGCTTCTGGATAAGATTTTCTCCACTTTTTGTATCGGGAAGTAATTGGCTGACAGCCTGAATTTTTTTATCGAAAAGATTCTGCGGTATCGACAGATTAAACTAAGGGAATCCGAAGACGTGACTCTTGATTACGACGTGATTGTTGTGGGGGCGGGGCATGCTGGGTGCGAGGCGGCGCTGGCCTCGGCCCGGATGGGCATGCGTACTTTGCTGTTCACGATGAACCTCGACACGGTGGGCCTTATGTCTTGCAATCCGGCGATTGGCGGATTGGCCAAGGGCGTTATGGTTCGCGAGATTGATGCGCTTGGCGGAGAAATGGCCAGGGCAATTGACGCAACGGGCATTCAGTTTCGTATGCTCAACACAAAAAAAGGGGCGGCGGTACAGGCGCTACGCGCCCAGGCAGATA
Proteins encoded in this window:
- the mnmE gene encoding tRNA uridine-5-carboxymethylaminomethyl(34) synthesis GTPase MnmE; amino-acid sequence: MTSHTDTKKITEQRDTIVAVSTALGRGAIAIVRLSGSLSRQITKKIFRPQNPNTPIEDRKLRVGCFVSPDGEPFDEGVAVVMKAPHSFTGEDMAEFNCHGGPAVIQALLSSAREAGARPAAPGEFTRRAFLEGKMDLVQCESVADLISAETERAARAALSHLSGALSKALESVWEDIVEAGAHIEAAIDFPDEFEPGSGPVPIGGPMSEEALEKKFAAVVKKLKDLENTYSKGRILREGARVAILGRPNAGKSTLLNRLLGTERAIVSPAPGTTRDTVEEICDIGGLPVKLIDTAGLRDTSDEIEREGAARARQAASGSDLCLVVVDASCGSEEIQWAEGEIRKLGPPSMLVVNKIDLDSAVFPPESAVVSPLYVISALEGSGLERLKEAVAILLSGSEKDNLDPDQAILSRERHRDLVVRCRKALERGRDALGSGTSPELVAVDLNEAQRALSELLGRDWGPALLDKIFSTFCIGK
- a CDS encoding SDR family oxidoreductase, with product MSERSSIKDHVAIVTGGAAGIGEAVVLRFASEGAKVVIVDKDNEKGAAVAEKISAGGAEVIFVQADVTSSADVRSAFAQTMDRWGQLDILVNCAGGFFETHSIEEQDEDDWDAILAWNLKSVFLCAKEAAVVMKKRSYGRIVSISSLTGRTGIIETALHYGSAKAGILGFTRRLAVELAPNGITVNAVAPGVVLSPRVAEMHKDRLPEIYKTVPMARAGEAEEIADGIWYFSTPGSSYITGVTLDINGGRWMA